The sequence below is a genomic window from Blastococcus sp. Marseille-P5729.
CGATGGGCCGGCTGGCGGCCATCTCCTTCGACGCCGGTATCTACCGCAGGCCCGACGCGGGGGCGCTCGGCCGCGCCGTCATGGAGGCAGTGCGGCAGGCGCAGGCGTCGGCGGAGGCGCAGGTGGCCGACGTCTTCGGCGAGCTGGTGCCCCGGCAGATGATCAAACCGCAGATGGCCGGTGATGCCGAAGCGGCGCAACGCGCGATGCACGAACACTATCTACCGAGGGAGCGGCCGTGAGCGGAACCGGCGCGGGCATCGACTACGAAGGCTTCGAGCAGGGCCGGGGGGAGTGGGAGGCAGCGGCCAGCTCCCTGCAGCAGGATGCCGCCTCCGCGCTAAGCAAGATCCAGGCGCTGTCGAACGAGGGAACGTGGGGCGGTGACGAGAAGGGCCAGGCCTTCGCCGGGAAGATGAGCTCGGACCCGGTCAGCACCTTGCACACGGAGGCCGACCGCACCCCGCAGCAGCTGGTCGAGTATGCCGACACCCTGGCACAGATCCCGCAGCACACGCTGACCGGTGATCAGGAGCAATCGACGCTGATCGACGGTGCGGCGGACGCGTTCACGTTCGGCGAGTAGCCCTAGCCCGCAATGGCTGGTCCCGGAGACGGCGATGTCAAGCCGTTCTATCTGTTCGACGAAGCGCGGCAGGAGATTCTGGGGGTCCCTCTCGACTTCGTCTCGCTGATCGTCTCCTTCGAGCGATGGCCCGATGGCAGCGAGAGCGCGGTCAAGGAGCTCGGGGAAGCCTACGAGCAGCTCGGCGAAGCCTTCTCGGTGGGTGCCGAAGAGCTGGCCGCGGCCGCGGCGGTCATGCTCGACTCCTGGTCCGGGCCATCGGCTGAGCTGTTCGCCGAGATCGCCAACGCCTTGCTCTCCGGGAGCGAGCCCGGTGCCGGTCTGCACGCGATCATCCAACAGGCGTCTGGAACCGCGCAGGCCACCTACGAGTTCGCCTTCGAGCTCGAGGTCGCCAAGCACTCGATCAACATCGCGTTCTGGATGGCGGTGGCGCAGA
It includes:
- a CDS encoding YbaB/EbfC family nucleoid-associated protein, with translation MSRPDPDGSPPTSVESLQAVSNLLRQNVAELARNGPTLAQRVGGVKAAHTSPDQLVSVEVDAMGRLAAISFDAGIYRRPDAGALGRAVMEAVRQAQASAEAQVADVFGELVPRQMIKPQMAGDAEAAQRAMHEHYLPRERP